A window of Dehalococcoidia bacterium contains these coding sequences:
- the hrcA gene encoding heat-inducible transcriptional repressor HrcA gives MSKAAYKRRDAVLKIIVSEYIATATPVASEAILRHHSLGVSPATIRNDMASLEDDGYITRPYTSAGSVPLDKGYRFYVENISGHIDLSSEEQKRIRRLLDAAVDEYDRLLKVAAGVMSRLVGNTAIVTFPKSAECRYKHIELISMQQYIAMMVLILGNAVLRRQTIKFSDTVDQAQLSEAAVKFNREYAGRTRGQIAARKLEMTPLEKKISDAIKEVMASEDAIEYETSYFDGLRLMLEQPEFVQRERMLGVLELMEAKGWLRNVIDWQVTDEGVKVIIGEENRESALRDLSLVFSNYGVPDQVQGAVGIIGPKRMDYSKAISTVNYISGLLSELVARVCRDESR, from the coding sequence ATGAGCAAGGCTGCTTATAAAAGACGAGACGCTGTTTTAAAAATAATAGTCAGTGAGTATATTGCAACGGCCACACCGGTGGCATCGGAAGCTATTCTGCGCCATCACAGTCTTGGCGTGAGCCCGGCCACGATCAGGAATGATATGGCCTCACTCGAGGATGATGGATATATAACGAGGCCTTATACGTCAGCGGGCAGTGTTCCGCTGGACAAAGGCTACAGGTTTTACGTTGAAAATATATCGGGCCACATAGACCTTTCCAGTGAAGAGCAGAAACGTATCAGGCGTTTGCTGGATGCGGCCGTTGATGAGTACGACAGGTTGCTTAAGGTAGCTGCGGGCGTGATGTCGCGCCTGGTGGGGAATACTGCTATTGTCACCTTCCCCAAATCAGCCGAATGCCGGTATAAACACATCGAGCTGATCTCCATGCAGCAATATATCGCCATGATGGTGCTGATACTGGGCAACGCGGTGTTGAGGCGGCAGACCATTAAATTTTCAGACACTGTTGATCAGGCTCAGTTGAGCGAAGCAGCCGTTAAGTTCAACCGGGAATACGCAGGCCGGACGCGCGGCCAGATCGCAGCCAGGAAGCTGGAGATGACCCCCCTGGAGAAGAAGATCTCCGATGCCATTAAAGAAGTTATGGCCAGCGAAGATGCCATTGAATATGAGACATCGTATTTTGATGGATTGCGGCTGATGCTGGAACAGCCGGAGTTTGTGCAGCGTGAGCGCATGCTGGGCGTGCTTGAGCTGATGGAAGCCAAGGGCTGGTTGAGAAACGTAATCGACTGGCAGGTCACGGATGAGGGAGTCAAGGTAATCATAGGCGAAGAGAATCGCGAATCCGCTCTGCGCGACCTCAGCCTTGTATTCAGCAATTACGGCGTGCCTGACCAGGTGCAGGGGGCGGTAGGAATTATCGGCCCCAAGAGGATGGACTACTCAAAGGCCATCTCCACTGTGAATTATATTTCAGGTTTGCTGAGCGAGCTGGTTGCCAGAGTCTGCCGCGATGAAAGCCGGTAA
- a CDS encoding nucleotide exchange factor GrpE, giving the protein MAEESVSQEQDTIDELKKALAEAEEKANTYLADAQRERADYQNLKKRTEQEKQEYQSRANAEMMKQLLPVADDMERAFNMVDPRFKDSTWVEGFRIIQRNLQDILRTHGCTAIDCVGQAFDPNFHEAVAYEDGDEGIVVSEHRKGYAIKDRVLRASQVSVGKGNNTGAGSDKKCPDNE; this is encoded by the coding sequence TTGGCAGAGGAATCCGTTTCACAGGAACAGGACACTATCGATGAACTGAAAAAAGCCCTCGCAGAGGCAGAGGAAAAGGCCAATACCTACTTGGCCGATGCCCAGAGGGAACGGGCCGACTATCAGAACCTGAAAAAAAGGACGGAACAGGAGAAACAGGAATATCAATCGCGGGCTAATGCCGAGATGATGAAACAGTTGCTGCCTGTTGCAGACGATATGGAACGCGCTTTTAATATGGTTGATCCCAGGTTTAAAGACTCAACCTGGGTTGAAGGCTTCAGGATCATTCAGCGCAATCTTCAGGATATCCTGCGTACGCACGGCTGCACGGCAATCGACTGCGTGGGCCAGGCCTTCGACCCCAACTTTCATGAAGCGGTTGCCTATGAAGATGGAGACGAGGGAATTGTCGTTTCCGAGCACCGGAAGGGCTATGCTATCAAAGACAGGGTGCTCAGGGCCTCGCAGGTATCTGTCGGTAAAGGGAATAATACCGGGGCGGGTAGTGATAAAAAGTGCCCCGACAATGAATAA
- a CDS encoding DUF72 domain-containing protein, which translates to MIYCGTCGFSYKDWVGVYYPEGLPAKSWLSYYAREFNSLELNSTYYALPGLAAMESMAAKTGEGFLFSVKANQEMTHVRESGEEASRAFARILQPLVTAGKLGCVLAQFPYSFGYNSTNRDYLQRLGDWLQGYPLVIEFRNSAWLNNETRSWLTARDIGFCCVDEPELPRLMPPVAKVTSRTGYIRFHGRNAARWWHHEQAWERYDYSYSPGELEQWLPRIQMISSKAENTFIFANNHWRAQAVDTIRQVRSMLDRLVI; encoded by the coding sequence GTGATCTACTGCGGCACCTGCGGCTTCAGCTATAAAGACTGGGTGGGAGTTTATTATCCCGAGGGTCTGCCAGCAAAGAGCTGGTTGAGCTATTACGCCCGGGAATTCAATTCGCTGGAGCTGAACTCTACATATTATGCTCTTCCGGGCCTTGCTGCCATGGAATCCATGGCAGCTAAAACAGGCGAGGGCTTCCTTTTCTCTGTCAAGGCAAACCAGGAGATGACGCATGTGCGTGAAAGCGGGGAAGAGGCCAGCCGCGCTTTTGCACGCATATTACAGCCGCTGGTGACCGCCGGCAAGCTGGGATGTGTACTGGCGCAGTTCCCTTACAGCTTCGGGTACAATTCCACCAACCGCGATTATCTGCAGAGGCTGGGAGATTGGCTGCAGGGGTATCCGCTCGTCATAGAATTCCGCAATTCCGCCTGGCTTAATAACGAGACTCGCAGCTGGCTCACGGCCCGCGATATAGGATTCTGCTGCGTGGACGAGCCGGAGTTGCCCCGGCTGATGCCGCCTGTGGCCAAGGTGACAAGCAGGACAGGATATATCCGGTTCCATGGCAGGAACGCTGCCAGGTGGTGGCACCACGAACAGGCCTGGGAACGCTATGATTATTCATACAGCCCCGGAGAGTTGGAGCAGTGGCTTCCCAGGATTCAGATGATCAGCAGCAAAGCTGAAAACACTTTTATATTTGCCAATAATCACTGGCGAGCTCAGGCCGTTGATACTATCAGGCAGGTTCGCTCAATGCTCGATCGGCTTGTCATATAA
- the lspA gene encoding signal peptidase II, translating into MQHKKVTQKRVKWWYALIFIAIIAAILILDILSKEWIRASLPPGGAFPEIGRLTIVNVQNTGSAFGLFTNQAFLLSIVAIAGLVVVLLFFKYLGELGFMGGLALSFIFAGALGNLIDRLRFGRVTDFIYVRLWDNVYWPAFNVADSAITVGAILLAFVALVNLGKKHEPKPGNTKKDI; encoded by the coding sequence TTGCAGCATAAAAAAGTTACGCAAAAACGCGTCAAATGGTGGTATGCCCTTATCTTCATCGCTATTATTGCTGCAATACTGATACTTGATATCCTGTCCAAGGAGTGGATCCGCGCCAGCCTGCCGCCGGGCGGAGCATTCCCCGAGATCGGGCGGTTGACCATCGTAAATGTGCAGAATACCGGGTCGGCTTTCGGCCTGTTCACCAACCAGGCTTTTCTGCTCAGTATCGTTGCCATAGCCGGCCTGGTGGTGGTGCTGCTCTTCTTCAAATATCTCGGTGAGCTTGGTTTTATGGGAGGCCTGGCGCTGAGCTTCATCTTTGCCGGGGCGCTGGGCAATCTCATCGACAGGCTGAGGTTTGGCCGTGTAACGGATTTCATCTACGTCAGGCTCTGGGACAATGTCTACTGGCCTGCATTTAATGTCGCTGACTCAGCCATAACGGTCGGGGCCATCCTGCTCGCCTTCGTCGCCCTGGTCAATCTGGGGAAGAAACATGAGCCAAAGCCGGGAAACACAAAAAAGGACATTTGA
- the dnaK gene encoding molecular chaperone DnaK has product MGRTVGIDLGTTFSLVATMEGGEPVIIANREGERLTPSVVAVDKKGERLVGLLAKRQAITNPENTIFSIKRLMGRKYKDAEVQNDIKRLPYKIVEGSNGDAKVIMGGKEYSPAEISAMILQKLKMDAEAFLGDKVTDAVITVPAYFNDSQRQATKDAGTIAGLNVIRIVNEPTASALAYGLDKKKEEMIAVYDLGGGTFDISILELGDGTFQVKSTNGDTHLGGDDIDLKVMDWLTDEFKKEQGIDLRQDRMALQRLKDAAEKAKRELSTTGQTEINLPFITADASGPKHLNITLTRAKLEQLAADLLERSIEPCKKALSDAGLTAAQVTDVILVGGQTRMPRVQEIVRQFFGKEPIKGINPDEAVALGAAIQGGVLKGDVKDILLLDVTPLTLGIETLGGVMTPLIPRNTTIPTSKSQVFSTAADNQPSVEIHVLQGERPMSGDNKTLGRFILDGILPAPRGVPQVEVTFDLDANGILNVRAQDKGTGKEQKITITASSGLSKDEVEKMRHEAEAHAADDTRKKEEVETKNVAEATMYSAEKTIREYSDKIPADLKSEVEGKIAATRSALQGTDISYIKSSLQALNESMQKIGAAVYQKTSPPPDGGPGGQEGPQDAGSPPPPGDEGTVEGEFREV; this is encoded by the coding sequence ATGGGAAGAACAGTTGGCATAGATCTTGGAACAACGTTCAGCCTTGTGGCGACGATGGAGGGCGGCGAGCCGGTAATCATCGCCAACCGCGAGGGCGAGCGTTTGACACCGTCCGTGGTGGCAGTGGACAAAAAAGGCGAACGGCTGGTAGGGTTGCTTGCCAAGCGGCAGGCGATTACCAATCCGGAAAACACCATCTTCAGCATTAAGCGTTTGATGGGCCGCAAGTACAAGGACGCCGAGGTCCAAAACGATATCAAACGACTGCCCTATAAGATCGTTGAGGGGAGCAATGGCGACGCTAAAGTAATTATGGGTGGCAAGGAATACAGCCCCGCAGAGATATCGGCTATGATCCTGCAGAAGCTCAAGATGGACGCCGAAGCTTTTCTCGGCGACAAAGTAACCGATGCCGTAATTACGGTCCCGGCTTACTTCAACGACAGCCAGAGGCAGGCCACCAAAGATGCCGGCACTATCGCCGGCCTTAACGTCATCCGTATAGTTAATGAGCCGACGGCGTCGGCGCTGGCTTACGGTCTTGACAAGAAGAAAGAGGAGATGATCGCGGTTTACGACCTGGGTGGAGGAACCTTCGATATATCCATCCTGGAGCTGGGTGACGGTACCTTCCAGGTTAAATCAACCAATGGCGACACACACCTCGGCGGCGATGATATAGATCTGAAGGTGATGGATTGGCTGACCGACGAGTTTAAAAAGGAGCAGGGCATCGATCTCCGTCAGGACAGGATGGCCCTGCAACGTTTAAAGGACGCTGCGGAAAAAGCCAAGAGGGAGCTCTCAACGACCGGGCAAACCGAGATCAACCTGCCCTTTATCACCGCCGACGCGTCAGGACCCAAGCACCTTAATATCACACTGACCCGCGCCAAGCTGGAACAGCTGGCCGCTGACCTGCTGGAGAGAAGCATCGAGCCGTGCAAGAAAGCCCTTTCGGATGCAGGCCTCACGGCAGCGCAGGTTACAGATGTCATTCTGGTGGGCGGCCAGACCAGGATGCCCAGGGTACAGGAGATCGTACGTCAGTTCTTCGGAAAGGAGCCCATCAAGGGTATCAATCCGGACGAAGCTGTGGCGCTGGGCGCAGCCATACAGGGCGGCGTCCTCAAAGGAGACGTCAAGGACATCCTGCTGCTCGACGTAACCCCGCTCACACTCGGCATTGAGACTCTGGGTGGCGTGATGACTCCTCTCATCCCCAGGAACACCACCATACCCACTTCCAAGAGCCAGGTGTTCAGCACGGCCGCCGATAATCAGCCGAGCGTGGAGATTCATGTGCTGCAGGGCGAACGTCCCATGTCGGGCGACAACAAGACCCTCGGCAGGTTCATCCTGGACGGTATCCTGCCTGCGCCACGCGGTGTGCCTCAGGTAGAGGTCACCTTTGATCTAGATGCAAACGGCATCCTGAATGTCCGCGCGCAGGACAAGGGCACCGGCAAGGAACAGAAGATCACCATTACAGCATCCAGCGGCCTGAGCAAGGATGAAGTGGAAAAGATGCGCCACGAGGCCGAGGCTCATGCTGCCGACGATACGCGTAAGAAGGAAGAGGTTGAAACCAAGAACGTGGCTGAAGCCACCATGTACTCTGCCGAGAAGACCATACGCGAATACAGCGATAAAATACCCGCCGACCTCAAGAGCGAAGTCGAAGGTAAGATAGCGGCCACCAGGTCAGCATTGCAGGGCACCGATATCAGCTACATCAAGAGCTCCCTGCAGGCGCTCAACGAATCCATGCAGAAGATCGGAGCGGCCGTATATCAAAAGACGTCTCCACCGCCCGACGGAGGCCCCGGCGGCCAGGAAGGCCCGCAGGATGCCGGTTCGCCTCCTCCCCCCGGGGATGAGGGCACAGTGGAAGGTGAATTCCGGGAAGTATAA
- a CDS encoding RDD family protein, producing MKEKPKDYALEYAGFWIRLAAALIDFLILIAGLYILYCVVSQSFFWIFPNVPGVIATFGNIAAGAPLSAGAIWLFATLLLALLVANTVYFVACAAASGQTVGKLSLGIKIIRTDSSPLDLRYSFIRFLGGMLCVATLGIGFIVIAFDSHKQGMHDKMADTYVVKLPVKQVVYNQSLARGGIR from the coding sequence TTGAAAGAGAAGCCCAAAGATTATGCCCTCGAGTACGCAGGTTTCTGGATCAGGCTGGCCGCTGCGCTGATAGATTTCTTGATATTAATAGCGGGTTTATATATTTTGTACTGCGTAGTATCCCAATCCTTTTTCTGGATATTTCCCAACGTGCCGGGCGTTATCGCCACTTTCGGAAACATCGCTGCGGGCGCGCCGCTGTCGGCGGGCGCCATATGGCTTTTCGCCACCCTGCTGCTGGCTCTGCTGGTGGCCAACACTGTCTATTTCGTGGCCTGCGCTGCAGCCTCGGGCCAGACGGTGGGCAAGCTCAGCCTGGGCATTAAAATCATCCGCACGGACAGCTCTCCGCTGGACCTGCGCTATTCGTTCATCCGCTTTCTCGGCGGCATGCTCTGCGTGGCAACATTGGGCATAGGCTTCATCGTTATCGCTTTCGACAGCCATAAACAGGGCATGCACGATAAAATGGCCGACACCTATGTGGTAAAGCTGCCGGTCAAACAGGTTGTTTATAACCAGTCGCTGGCGCGCGGAGGTATCAGGTAA
- a CDS encoding RluA family pseudouridine synthase — protein MSQSRETQKRTFEAGIDDVRLDRFLAEALPDLTRSHIQKLIKSGQVTINGCQASPARRLKFSDLVDISIPPTPISKLEPEDIDLDVIYEDTEIAVIDKPAGLTVYPAPGHAGHTLVNALLQRFPDFDCFGDTARPGIVHRLDKDTSGLIVVARNEKARLDLVDQFKSRSIKKVYLVLVQGKLEPERGAIEAPIGRDPADRKRMAVVTSGRAARTDYRVLRYLKSCTLAEVRIRTGRTHQIRVHMSAIGHPVVGDKKYGRSSIPAPRQFLHACCLEIRLPGSGQIRSFTCPLPADLEQVLKSLDKGKV, from the coding sequence ATGAGCCAAAGCCGGGAAACACAAAAAAGGACATTTGAGGCCGGTATCGACGATGTCCGGCTGGACAGGTTCCTTGCCGAGGCCCTGCCCGATCTGACGCGTTCGCATATACAGAAGCTGATCAAATCGGGGCAAGTCACCATTAATGGGTGTCAGGCCAGCCCGGCGCGCCGTCTCAAATTCTCTGACCTCGTCGATATCTCAATCCCTCCGACCCCGATATCCAAACTCGAGCCCGAGGACATCGACCTTGACGTCATTTATGAAGATACTGAAATAGCGGTCATCGATAAACCGGCCGGCCTGACTGTCTATCCTGCCCCGGGGCATGCCGGCCATACGCTGGTCAATGCTCTTCTGCAACGCTTTCCCGACTTTGACTGCTTCGGGGATACGGCGCGTCCCGGCATCGTGCACCGCCTGGACAAGGACACTTCCGGACTGATCGTTGTAGCCAGGAACGAGAAGGCGCGGCTGGACCTGGTCGACCAGTTCAAATCCCGGTCAATAAAAAAAGTCTATTTGGTTCTGGTGCAGGGAAAGCTTGAGCCGGAACGGGGCGCCATCGAGGCGCCTATCGGGAGGGACCCTGCGGACCGCAAGAGGATGGCGGTAGTAACCAGCGGCAGGGCGGCCAGAACCGATTATCGCGTGTTGCGTTATCTGAAGAGCTGTACGCTGGCCGAGGTGCGTATCCGGACGGGCCGGACGCATCAGATCAGGGTGCACATGTCCGCCATAGGCCACCCTGTAGTCGGGGATAAAAAATACGGGAGGTCTTCCATCCCGGCGCCCCGCCAGTTCCTTCACGCCTGCTGTCTCGAGATCAGGCTGCCCGGCAGCGGGCAGATACGCTCCTTCACCTGTCCTCTGCCGGCTGACCTTGAGCAGGTACTCAAGTCCCTGGATAAGGGAAAGGTTTGA
- a CDS encoding Ig-like domain-containing protein, whose product MRKNRIAYALVLMAIVTLTAVAACAQPAATPAQEAPAGNMPPVIASLTAAQTQTYPGAMVNIQSVVSDPNEDSINFNWTATGGEFVENGRPNTTWRAPKGYGTYEIKLTVDDGKGGSAQATVSITVSANHAPSITGLTADPAALLPSTTAILTCIASDQDGDAVQYKWEAREGALSGVGNKVSWTAPGKSGNYSVFVVVSDGKGAETRQEIVIPVASPSSVQTFTLIPKESGTVTSEGDRDNSIYKAGDDEKNIGYRAFFSYNIFPLLGMEIKQAKLKFIDGRVVGDDPFDPVTGVGGFQVMRISYGTTLPKFGTVDGSPFQRSEAYLNKPIVEVDVTPELITAVDNRLERFQAEAGFMKRSFNGNNVAQYIQWSDVVLEVIASPK is encoded by the coding sequence ATGAGGAAAAACAGGATTGCTTATGCACTGGTACTCATGGCGATTGTCACGTTGACGGCGGTCGCAGCCTGCGCACAGCCGGCCGCCACACCCGCGCAGGAGGCGCCCGCGGGCAATATGCCCCCGGTCATAGCCAGCCTTACTGCCGCGCAAACCCAGACATATCCCGGGGCAATGGTGAATATACAGAGCGTGGTATCCGATCCTAATGAAGATAGTATCAACTTCAACTGGACTGCCACCGGCGGCGAATTTGTCGAGAATGGCAGGCCTAATACCACCTGGCGTGCTCCCAAAGGTTATGGCACCTATGAGATAAAACTGACTGTCGATGACGGCAAAGGCGGGTCGGCGCAGGCAACGGTGTCCATTACTGTGAGCGCTAACCATGCCCCTTCCATCACAGGCCTTACGGCTGATCCTGCCGCGCTTCTGCCGTCAACTACAGCTATTCTCACCTGCATTGCCAGCGATCAGGACGGAGATGCGGTCCAGTACAAATGGGAGGCCAGGGAAGGCGCCCTGAGCGGCGTCGGCAATAAGGTATCATGGACTGCGCCCGGTAAATCGGGTAATTACAGCGTTTTCGTGGTGGTTAGCGATGGAAAGGGCGCCGAGACCAGGCAGGAGATCGTGATACCGGTGGCGTCTCCCAGCAGCGTTCAGACCTTCACCCTGATACCCAAAGAGAGCGGCACGGTTACATCCGAGGGCGACAGGGACAACAGCATATATAAAGCGGGAGACGATGAGAAGAACATAGGTTATCGCGCGTTCTTCAGTTACAATATTTTCCCGCTTTTAGGCATGGAGATAAAACAGGCCAAGCTTAAGTTTATTGATGGTAGAGTGGTGGGTGATGATCCATTCGATCCGGTGACCGGAGTGGGTGGATTCCAGGTCATGCGCATTTCATACGGCACTACGTTGCCCAAGTTTGGCACCGTTGACGGCTCACCTTTCCAGCGATCGGAAGCTTACTTGAACAAACCGATAGTGGAAGTGGATGTAACGCCGGAGCTTATCACTGCGGTGGACAACAGGCTTGAAAGGTTCCAGGCCGAAGCCGGTTTTATGAAGCGGTCCTTTAACGGCAACAACGTTGCCCAGTATATTCAGTGGTCGGATGTTGTATTGGAGGTTATCGCTTCACCCAAATAA